The Elaeis guineensis isolate ETL-2024a chromosome 13, EG11, whole genome shotgun sequence genome includes a region encoding these proteins:
- the LOC105035983 gene encoding uncharacterized protein isoform X2: protein MFFSFLLLHILKYMDLSDEIVRVLIPPQRRVRSSKILRLTLGSFWCLLHLLVNIVHLGSYLINLLLYCMISSGLLQKYQNLQLDKLRYLAIVVESEEAKNTTKIKQLLGWLAAIGVKYVTLYDMEGVLKKSVETVLKSSANPSVANGNAVVSLHQDRMTIELLSFSDGKEAVAKAASFLCLQYLEGDSVGYNKMEPVFTETDVTNALKAVGHGGPDLDLLLVYGPARCHLGFPAWRIRYTEIVHMGSLQSMKYGAVVKAIYDFSKKHQNYGS, encoded by the exons AtgttcttttcctttcttcttcttcatattttgAA GTATATGGATTTATCCGATGAAATTGTAAGGGTCTTGATCCCCCCTCAACGA AGGGTCCGGTCATCCAAAATTTTGAGGCTTACTCTGGGATCTTTCTGGTGTTTACTCCATCTACTAGTCAACATCGTACATCTTGGGTCTTATCTGATTAACCTACTACTTTACTGTATGATTTCGAGTGGATTACTACAAAAGTATCAAAATCTCCAACTAGACAAGCTTCGTTACTTGGCAATTGTGGTAGAAAGTGAAGAAGCTAAAAACACTACAAAGATCAAGCAGCTTTTAGGCTGGTTGGCAGCTATTGGTGTGAAGTATGTGACTCTTTATGACATGGAAG GTGTGCTGAAGAAGTCAGTGGAAACTGTTCTAAAGAGCTCGGCAAATCCAAGT GTTGCCAATGGAAATGCAGTGGTTTCACTTCATCAAGACAGAATGACAATAGAGCTACTTTCTTTCTCTGATGGTAAAGAAGCAGTTGCTAAAGCAGCTAGCTTTCTATGTTTACAGTATCTGGAAGGTGATTCTGTAGGCTACAATAAGATGGAGCCAGTCTTCACAGAAACTGATGTGACCAATGCTCTAAAAGCAGTAG GTCATGGTGGACCAGATCTTGATCTCCTTCTTGTATATGGGCCTGCTAGGTGCCATTTAGGATTTCCTGCATGGAGAATACGGTACACAGAGATTGT ACATATGGGATCATTGCAATCCATGAAATATGGTGCAGTTGTGAAAGCCATTTATGACTTCTCAAAGAAGCACCAAAACTATG GTTCATGA
- the LOC105035983 gene encoding uncharacterized protein isoform X1 produces MLKIFLAEKSVQGLGDWLPSISSISRYMDLSDEIVRVLIPPQRRVRSSKILRLTLGSFWCLLHLLVNIVHLGSYLINLLLYCMISSGLLQKYQNLQLDKLRYLAIVVESEEAKNTTKIKQLLGWLAAIGVKYVTLYDMEGVLKKSVETVLKSSANPSVANGNAVVSLHQDRMTIELLSFSDGKEAVAKAASFLCLQYLEGDSVGYNKMEPVFTETDVTNALKAVGHGGPDLDLLLVYGPARCHLGFPAWRIRYTEIVHMGSLQSMKYGAVVKAIYDFSKKHQNYGS; encoded by the exons GTATATGGATTTATCCGATGAAATTGTAAGGGTCTTGATCCCCCCTCAACGA AGGGTCCGGTCATCCAAAATTTTGAGGCTTACTCTGGGATCTTTCTGGTGTTTACTCCATCTACTAGTCAACATCGTACATCTTGGGTCTTATCTGATTAACCTACTACTTTACTGTATGATTTCGAGTGGATTACTACAAAAGTATCAAAATCTCCAACTAGACAAGCTTCGTTACTTGGCAATTGTGGTAGAAAGTGAAGAAGCTAAAAACACTACAAAGATCAAGCAGCTTTTAGGCTGGTTGGCAGCTATTGGTGTGAAGTATGTGACTCTTTATGACATGGAAG GTGTGCTGAAGAAGTCAGTGGAAACTGTTCTAAAGAGCTCGGCAAATCCAAGT GTTGCCAATGGAAATGCAGTGGTTTCACTTCATCAAGACAGAATGACAATAGAGCTACTTTCTTTCTCTGATGGTAAAGAAGCAGTTGCTAAAGCAGCTAGCTTTCTATGTTTACAGTATCTGGAAGGTGATTCTGTAGGCTACAATAAGATGGAGCCAGTCTTCACAGAAACTGATGTGACCAATGCTCTAAAAGCAGTAG GTCATGGTGGACCAGATCTTGATCTCCTTCTTGTATATGGGCCTGCTAGGTGCCATTTAGGATTTCCTGCATGGAGAATACGGTACACAGAGATTGT ACATATGGGATCATTGCAATCCATGAAATATGGTGCAGTTGTGAAAGCCATTTATGACTTCTCAAAGAAGCACCAAAACTATG GTTCATGA
- the LOC105035983 gene encoding uncharacterized protein isoform X3, which produces MDLSDEIVRVLIPPQRRVRSSKILRLTLGSFWCLLHLLVNIVHLGSYLINLLLYCMISSGLLQKYQNLQLDKLRYLAIVVESEEAKNTTKIKQLLGWLAAIGVKYVTLYDMEGVLKKSVETVLKSSANPSVANGNAVVSLHQDRMTIELLSFSDGKEAVAKAASFLCLQYLEGDSVGYNKMEPVFTETDVTNALKAVGHGGPDLDLLLVYGPARCHLGFPAWRIRYTEIVHMGSLQSMKYGAVVKAIYDFSKKHQNYGS; this is translated from the exons ATGGATTTATCCGATGAAATTGTAAGGGTCTTGATCCCCCCTCAACGA AGGGTCCGGTCATCCAAAATTTTGAGGCTTACTCTGGGATCTTTCTGGTGTTTACTCCATCTACTAGTCAACATCGTACATCTTGGGTCTTATCTGATTAACCTACTACTTTACTGTATGATTTCGAGTGGATTACTACAAAAGTATCAAAATCTCCAACTAGACAAGCTTCGTTACTTGGCAATTGTGGTAGAAAGTGAAGAAGCTAAAAACACTACAAAGATCAAGCAGCTTTTAGGCTGGTTGGCAGCTATTGGTGTGAAGTATGTGACTCTTTATGACATGGAAG GTGTGCTGAAGAAGTCAGTGGAAACTGTTCTAAAGAGCTCGGCAAATCCAAGT GTTGCCAATGGAAATGCAGTGGTTTCACTTCATCAAGACAGAATGACAATAGAGCTACTTTCTTTCTCTGATGGTAAAGAAGCAGTTGCTAAAGCAGCTAGCTTTCTATGTTTACAGTATCTGGAAGGTGATTCTGTAGGCTACAATAAGATGGAGCCAGTCTTCACAGAAACTGATGTGACCAATGCTCTAAAAGCAGTAG GTCATGGTGGACCAGATCTTGATCTCCTTCTTGTATATGGGCCTGCTAGGTGCCATTTAGGATTTCCTGCATGGAGAATACGGTACACAGAGATTGT ACATATGGGATCATTGCAATCCATGAAATATGGTGCAGTTGTGAAAGCCATTTATGACTTCTCAAAGAAGCACCAAAACTATG GTTCATGA